The Heliomicrobium gestii genome includes a region encoding these proteins:
- a CDS encoding methyl-accepting chemotaxis protein: protein MKWFNDLKIAKKLGFLILLSSFFIATTGLLAYHYLSQSNEILKDMYHEKLISIELLTENRNHQRALQASLLELMLTKDENENKRLLNSIQERTKQFNDNMQTLETKKMDDYQKRMMQEIRGLMQEYEKNNKDVIALALQNKNEDAYALYVGKVRTTGDQASVKIKELALYTDKIAEVAQDQNEKKEETVAIWLISLNLVSLLLIIGLGWTITRSIANPLAIVAGIAKDIAGGDLKEKDLVTDTADEVGQLAKAVQEMLKNLRSLIQKVAESSQQVATSSEELTTSSEQSAEATHLIATSIVDVAAGATEQLTTTHETSAVVEQISLRLRQISANANEVATQTTVAAEKAKEGGNTVEKAVNQMVLIENTINHSSRVVAKLGDRSKEIGQIVGTISGIASQTNLLALNAAIEAARAGEQGKGFAVVADEVRKLAEQSQEAAKRVAALIGEIQGDTEKAVMAMNDGTREVKTGADVVNRAGESFQHIAALVSSGATQTKNMSATLQEITTGSLQIVEAIKRIEIQSRKSAEETQSVSAATEQQLASMEEIASSSQALAKLAQDLLIEVAKFRL, encoded by the coding sequence ATGAAATGGTTCAATGACTTGAAAATTGCCAAAAAACTTGGTTTTCTCATTCTTCTATCAAGTTTCTTTATTGCGACGACAGGTCTGCTGGCTTATCATTATCTGTCACAGTCAAACGAGATTTTAAAAGATATGTATCATGAAAAACTCATCTCCATTGAGTTGCTCACTGAAAACCGCAACCATCAACGGGCACTTCAGGCCAGCTTACTGGAGTTGATGCTGACAAAAGATGAAAACGAGAACAAGCGATTGTTGAACAGCATCCAGGAACGAACCAAACAATTTAATGACAATATGCAAACACTGGAAACAAAAAAGATGGATGATTATCAGAAGCGAATGATGCAGGAAATCCGTGGTTTAATGCAGGAATACGAAAAAAATAACAAAGACGTGATCGCACTGGCGTTACAAAACAAAAATGAGGACGCTTATGCATTGTACGTCGGCAAGGTGCGGACGACAGGCGATCAGGCCAGCGTGAAAATCAAAGAACTTGCTCTTTACACCGACAAAATAGCGGAAGTGGCCCAGGATCAAAATGAGAAGAAAGAGGAAACGGTCGCAATCTGGTTGATTTCGCTCAATCTTGTTTCATTGCTGCTGATTATTGGCCTCGGATGGACGATCACTCGTTCCATCGCTAACCCATTAGCGATTGTTGCAGGCATTGCAAAAGATATCGCAGGCGGTGATCTCAAGGAAAAAGACTTGGTAACAGACACCGCCGATGAAGTGGGACAGCTTGCCAAGGCTGTACAAGAGATGCTGAAAAATCTACGCTCTTTGATTCAAAAGGTAGCGGAGTCGTCACAGCAAGTGGCAACATCGAGTGAAGAATTGACGACCAGTTCCGAACAGTCGGCTGAAGCGACTCACCTCATCGCAACCTCCATTGTTGATGTGGCGGCAGGAGCGACAGAACAACTCACGACAACCCATGAGACATCTGCGGTAGTGGAACAAATATCGTTACGTCTTCGCCAGATTTCTGCCAATGCCAATGAAGTTGCGACCCAAACGACCGTAGCTGCTGAGAAGGCGAAAGAAGGCGGAAATACGGTCGAAAAGGCGGTCAACCAGATGGTTCTAATCGAAAACACGATCAACCACTCGTCCCGAGTCGTAGCGAAGCTTGGAGATCGCTCCAAGGAAATCGGGCAAATCGTCGGTACGATCTCCGGCATCGCTAGTCAGACGAACTTACTCGCGCTGAATGCGGCCATAGAGGCGGCGCGTGCCGGCGAACAAGGAAAGGGATTCGCCGTCGTCGCAGATGAGGTAAGAAAACTGGCGGAACAGTCCCAAGAGGCAGCAAAAAGGGTGGCCGCCTTGATCGGGGAGATCCAGGGAGACACAGAAAAAGCCGTTATGGCGATGAACGATGGGACGCGCGAAGTGAAGACAGGAGCCGATGTGGTCAATCGAGCCGGCGAGTCATTCCAACATATTGCCGCGCTCGTTTCCTCCGGGGCGACGCAGACGAAAAATATGTCGGCAACGCTCCAAGAGATTACCACGGGCAGTCTTCAGATTGTCGAAGCGATCAAGAGAATAGAAATACAAAGTAGAAAATCGGCAGAAGAAACACAGAGCGTTTCGGCGGCGACAGAACAACAACTGGCTTCCATGGAGGAAATCGCCTCTTCCAGTCAGGCTTTGGCGAAATTGGCCCAGGATCTCCTCATTGAGGTAGCCAAGTTCCGATTGTAG